From the genome of Bacteroides sp. MSB163, one region includes:
- a CDS encoding nucleoside recognition domain-containing protein, with protein MVLNYIWVAFFVIAFIVALIKLLFMGNTEIFTELVNSTFTSSKTAFEISLGLTGILSLWLGIMKIGEQSGMINALSRWLSPVFCRLFPEIPKGHPAMGSIFMNLSANMLGLDNAATPMGLKAMKELQELNPQKDTATNPMVMFLVLNTSGLILIPISIMMYRAQMGAAQPTDIFIPILITSAISTLVGVIAVSIAQRINLINKPILILIGCISLFFAGLIYLFMRLGREEIGTYSTLIANVILFSIILLFIVWGLWKKINVYDAFVEGAKEGFTTAVRIIPYLVAFLVGIAVFRTSGAMDMLVSGIGYVVGLFGADTSFVGALPTALMKSLSGSGANGLMIDTMKEYGADSFVGRMSCVARGASDTTFYILAVYFGSVGITKTRNAVTCGLIADFAGIIAAIIISYLFFF; from the coding sequence ATGGTTTTAAATTACATTTGGGTAGCATTCTTCGTAATTGCTTTCATTGTGGCACTCATCAAGCTCCTGTTTATGGGCAACACAGAAATCTTTACGGAGCTTGTCAATTCAACATTCACTTCCTCGAAAACAGCCTTCGAAATATCACTGGGGCTGACGGGCATCCTTTCTCTATGGCTGGGTATCATGAAGATCGGTGAGCAAAGCGGTATGATTAACGCGCTGTCCCGCTGGCTGAGTCCGGTGTTCTGCCGTCTTTTCCCCGAAATACCCAAAGGACACCCTGCCATGGGTTCCATCTTTATGAATCTCTCCGCCAATATGCTGGGACTGGACAATGCAGCCACCCCAATGGGTTTGAAAGCTATGAAGGAACTGCAAGAACTGAATCCCCAAAAGGATACGGCAACCAATCCGATGGTCATGTTCCTGGTGCTCAATACTTCCGGATTGATCCTGATCCCTATCAGCATCATGATGTATCGTGCCCAGATGGGCGCTGCACAGCCTACCGACATATTCATCCCCATACTGATCACATCAGCCATCTCCACCCTTGTGGGAGTGATTGCCGTCAGCATTGCCCAACGTATCAACCTGATCAACAAGCCCATCCTTATCCTCATCGGTTGCATCAGCCTTTTCTTTGCAGGGCTGATTTACTTGTTTATGAGGCTTGGCCGGGAAGAAATCGGCACGTATTCCACACTGATTGCCAACGTTATCCTGTTCAGCATCATTCTTTTGTTCATAGTCTGGGGATTATGGAAGAAAATAAATGTATATGATGCCTTCGTAGAAGGTGCCAAAGAAGGTTTTACCACGGCCGTGCGCATCATTCCATATCTGGTAGCGTTTCTGGTAGGTATTGCCGTATTCCGCACTTCCGGCGCAATGGACATGCTGGTAAGCGGCATCGGTTACGTTGTGGGATTGTTCGGCGCAGACACCAGCTTTGTAGGCGCTTTGCCAACCGCACTGATGAAGTCGCTGAGTGGCAGCGGTGCCAACGGACTGATGATTGACACCATGAAGGAGTATGGCGCAGATTCTTTCGTAGGGCGAATGAGTTGTGTAGCCCGCGGTGCTTCGGATACCACCTTCTATATCCTGGCTGTCTACTTCGGAAGCGTAGGCATCACCAAAACGCGTAATGCCGTCACTTGCGGACTGATAGCGGACTTTGCAGGTATCATCGCCGCCATCATCATCAGCTATCTGTTTTTCTTTTAA
- the ybeY gene encoding rRNA maturation RNase YbeY, whose protein sequence is MISYQTDGVEMPAIKKSQTTEWIKAVAATYGKRVGEIAYIFCSDEKILEVNRQYLQHDYYTDIITFDYCEGNRLSGDLFISLDTVRTNAEQFGSDYETELHRVIIHGILHLCGINDKGPGEREIMEAAENKALAMR, encoded by the coding sequence ATGATTTCCTATCAGACAGACGGTGTAGAAATGCCCGCCATCAAAAAGAGCCAAACCACAGAATGGATCAAAGCCGTTGCCGCCACTTACGGGAAAAGAGTCGGTGAAATCGCTTATATTTTCTGTTCCGACGAGAAAATACTTGAGGTGAACCGCCAGTATCTGCAACATGATTACTACACGGATATCATCACTTTTGATTATTGCGAGGGCAATCGCCTCAGTGGAGATTTATTTATCAGCCTCGACACGGTACGTACCAATGCAGAACAGTTCGGCAGTGACTATGAAACGGAGCTACACCGGGTTATTATCCACGGTATTCTGCATCTTTGCGGCATTAATGATAAAGGACCAGGAGAACGGGAGATTATGGAAGCTGCAGAGAATAAAGCTCTGGCTATGCGATAA